From a single Ignavibacteria bacterium genomic region:
- a CDS encoding acyl-CoA thioesterase, with product MFSKFRSEIKVRPDDVDVNNHVHFTKYLDYVLAARYDQMENNYKFPMDDFLKRKLTWVVSKTTIEYKRSLMMGDTALVETGMESFGGANCTVDFTIFNKKTMKIVATGKFFYTLVSSETGRPVRLPDDVISYYSI from the coding sequence TTGTTCTCAAAATTCAGAAGTGAAATTAAAGTCCGCCCCGATGATGTGGATGTGAATAATCATGTCCATTTCACAAAATATCTCGATTATGTACTTGCCGCAAGATATGACCAGATGGAAAACAACTATAAATTCCCGATGGATGATTTTCTGAAAAGAAAACTCACATGGGTCGTCTCAAAAACCACAATTGAATATAAACGATCGCTCATGATGGGTGACACTGCACTGGTTGAGACCGGAATGGAATCTTTCGGGGGAGCCAACTGTACGGTTGATTTTACCATATTTAATAAAAAAACCATGAAGATCGTCGCAACCGGAAAGTTCTTCTACACTTTGGTATCTTCTGAAACTGGGCGTCCGGTTCGCCTCCCCGATGATGTAATCTCCTACTACTCTATTTAA
- a CDS encoding response regulator → MSLILAVDDHEQNIKYLETILKREKHDFIFAYDGETGMKMAFEYLPDLILLDIMLPGMNGLEVCQNLSSDEKTADIPIILVTARVTAEDTSIGLQAGAHDYVKKPFDRVEILARIHSALKFREIRKQMIESERLNMFAATVVTANHKIKQPLTVIKLAVSALKREISKPELSKEAITKRIDYIETAVNDVAYILDQLKEIQEPKMSDYVKDVKMVDIESSTKLSDPEL, encoded by the coding sequence ATGAGTCTAATTTTAGCGGTCGATGACCACGAACAGAATATCAAGTATCTTGAAACAATACTAAAGCGGGAGAAGCACGACTTCATATTTGCGTATGATGGTGAAACAGGGATGAAAATGGCGTTTGAATATCTCCCCGACCTGATTCTGCTGGATATCATGCTTCCGGGAATGAACGGACTTGAGGTGTGCCAAAATCTCAGTTCCGACGAAAAAACAGCCGACATTCCGATAATTCTCGTTACCGCAAGAGTAACGGCCGAAGACACCTCCATCGGTTTACAGGCAGGTGCCCATGACTATGTTAAAAAACCGTTCGACAGAGTGGAGATTCTCGCAAGGATCCATTCAGCCCTGAAATTCAGAGAGATCAGAAAACAGATGATCGAGTCGGAGAGACTGAATATGTTCGCCGCGACAGTGGTAACCGCCAATCACAAAATAAAGCAGCCGCTTACCGTAATTAAACTGGCTGTTTCTGCACTGAAAAGAGAAATCAGCAAACCGGAACTTTCGAAAGAAGCCATTACGAAAAGAATTGACTACATCGAAACCGCAGTGAACGATGTCGCCTACATCCTCGATCAGCTCAAGGAAATACAGGAGCCGAAGATGTCGGACTATGTAAAAGATGTGAAAATGGTCGATATCGAGAGTTCAACAAAGCTTTCTGACCCGGAGCTGTAG